From Pleurocapsa sp. PCC 7319:
CAGATTCAAGAAGTTGGCGGACAACTGGAACTTATACATCTCGACAAACATGAACAGCCTGGAGTTTACGATGCGCTTACCTGAAGAACCAGATTTACCCCCCAGAATCAATATTTTGCCAATGATCGATGTGATCTTCGCGATCTTGGTATTTTTCTTGGTCTCCAGCCTATATCTAACTCGCTCTGAAGGTTTATCTGTCAATCTTCCCCGTGCTAAAACTGCCCAACTGCAAAAGTCGCAACCAATAACAGTTAGCTTAGATAGTCAAGGGAAGTTAACTATCAATAGTCAACCCGCACAACTTGAGGAGTTAAAAGCACAAATAGAAGAAATGCTCAAAAACGAATCATCAACAACTGTGATCGTCAATGCCGATAAAACTGTAGAACATGGTCAAGTAGTTGATGTAATTGACCAATTACGCCAAATTCCCCAAGTACAACTGGCGATCGCAGCTAAGAAAAAACAATGATCTAAGAGGTTCAATTTAGATAACTGCAAGATGTACAATCGCATCTCCTCGATTGACTAGAGGATTTTGAATATGACTAATGACCATGCCATTAACGGAAGCGCGGACTATAACCCGATCTTCGCCAAAAGCATTGGTGATAAAGCCCAATTCTTGTTTTTGGTAAACTTGTTCTCCTAAATTGACTTCAAGATGAAAAATTCCACCACATGATGCTCTAATCCATTTACTTTTACGTGTTTCCAGAGAAGCAGGAACTTGAGATATCAGCTCATCTTGATACATCTCTAAGTAATTCATAGCTCGTAAAATACCTTCCACACCAACTTTAATCGCCAAAGGATCAAAACGTAGGGCTTCTCCTGCTTCGTAGAGTAAGACCGGAATACCTTTCTTCGTAGCAGCATGACGTAGAGAACCGTCTCTAGTACTGGCGTGGAACATTATAGGTGCGCCAAATGCCTTAGCAAAATTGTAGGTTATTTCATCTTCTAGGTTGGTACGAATCTGAGGCAAATTAATGCGGTGAACTGCAGCCGTATGAAGATCGATACCGTGAGTGCTGTGAGCAACAATTTCTTGCATAAATAAATTAGCTAATCGAGAAGCGAGGGACCCCCCTTTGGAACCAGGAAAAGAACGGTTTAAATCCCTCCTGTCAGGAAGATAACGCGATTGTTCAATAAAGCCAAATACATTAACGATCGAAACAGCAATAACTGTTCCCCTTAACTTTTGTGGGTTTATTCTGGCAAGTATCTGTGCAATGATTTCTACGCCATTTATTTCATCACCATGAATAGCTGCACTTAACCACAATTTGGGTCCTGGTTCAATACCATTAACTACGGTAACAGGAAGAGATACTAAAGTCTGGGTAGCCAAACGACTGACAGGAATTTCAAAACGGCGTAATTGCCCTGGTGAAATTATTTCCTTGGCAATTTCGAGGGTATTATCTGTCACCTGATTTTAAACCTTACAGCTAACTAAAATTTAATGCGATCGTCAAATGTACACCCATTCGAGTGCAAGCCCGAAGGGTAATCGCTATTGTCTGCTTGCATGGCATTTTTGGCAACAAAATCGATAATTTTGCTAGCGACGTTAATTCCTGTAGTTTTTTTCAATTCCCTCTAATCCAGGAGACGAATCCTTGTTCTTTTCCCACCTCTCTAAAACGCCTGGTGGAATAAAGAGCAGAGTTTTGCGACAAAATTGCTATTTTCATCAGCTTAAAAACTGTATTTGATCTAAAACTATTTATATTTTTAGTGTTCAAAGTGACTAAAAACTTATTGCGCAACATTTGTCTTTCTCTTACGTGATTTGAGTCATTGACTATAAGCTGAATTACTTAGGAAAATTAAGTTAAATGACTGAAGATATGTTTGCTCAATTTTTGTAATGTTATAGATACAACATCAAGAATAAATAAGAAAAAGGCATCAGCAACTACTACTGACACCTCTGGAGTCCCACGAACTGTAAAGTACCAAACTACATGGTACTAA
This genomic window contains:
- a CDS encoding succinylglutamate desuccinylase/aspartoacylase family protein, which translates into the protein MTDNTLEIAKEIISPGQLRRFEIPVSRLATQTLVSLPVTVVNGIEPGPKLWLSAAIHGDEINGVEIIAQILARINPQKLRGTVIAVSIVNVFGFIEQSRYLPDRRDLNRSFPGSKGGSLASRLANLFMQEIVAHSTHGIDLHTAAVHRINLPQIRTNLEDEITYNFAKAFGAPIMFHASTRDGSLRHAATKKGIPVLLYEAGEALRFDPLAIKVGVEGILRAMNYLEMYQDELISQVPASLETRKSKWIRASCGGIFHLEVNLGEQVYQKQELGFITNAFGEDRVIVRASVNGMVISHIQNPLVNRGDAIVHLAVI
- a CDS encoding biopolymer transporter ExbD, producing the protein MRLPEEPDLPPRINILPMIDVIFAILVFFLVSSLYLTRSEGLSVNLPRAKTAQLQKSQPITVSLDSQGKLTINSQPAQLEELKAQIEEMLKNESSTTVIVNADKTVEHGQVVDVIDQLRQIPQVQLAIAAKKKQ